The Euphorbia lathyris chromosome 2, ddEupLath1.1, whole genome shotgun sequence genome includes a window with the following:
- the LOC136218542 gene encoding aspartic proteinase 36 isoform X2: MRKVSSLFLCIPFYLALIFHLSQTDIFLSPTMMLAFLMDEVACSLIKRISSFIFTLSVIVLISSTSTTVSANNGVFSVKYRYAGRQHSLLDLKAHDDRRQLRILAGVDLPLGGSGRPDGVGLYYAKIGIGTPSKDYYVQVDTGSDIMWVNCIQCRECPRTSSLGMDLTLYNIEDSSTGKLVPCDQEFCYEVNGGPLSGCTANMSCPYLEIYGDGSSTAGYFVKDVVHYDRVSGDLETASANGSIMFGCGARQSGDLGSSNDEALDGILGFGKSNSSMISQLAATRTVKKIFAHCLDGRNGGGIFAIGHVVQPKVNMTPLLINQPHYNVNMTAVQVGTEYLNLSAEVFESGDRKGAIIDSGTTLAYLPEIAYVPLVSKIISEQPDLKVHTMLDEYTCFQYSGSVDDGFPNVTFHFENSVSLKVYPHEYLFPYQGSWCIGWQNSGTQSRDRRNMTLLGDLVLSNKLVLYDLENQAIGWTEYNCSSSIKVKDERTGTVHLVGSHSINSACNWNAQWAPAIESESPSKASV; encoded by the exons ATGCGAAAAgtctcttctctcttccttTGCATTCCATTTTACTTGGCTCTGATTTTCCATCTTTCCCAAACAGACATCTTTCTCAGCCCGACGATGATGCTGGCGTTTCTTATGGACGAGGTTGCATGTTCTCTCATCAAAAGAATTTCGTcttttatttttacactttCAGTAATCGTATTGATTTCCTCAACTTCTACTACTGTCTCCGCAAATAACGGCGTCTTCAGCGTCAAGTACAGATACGCAGGTCGTCAACACTCTCTCCTCGACCTTAAGGCGCACGACGATCGCCGTCAGCTCCGTATTCTTGCCGGCGTCGATCTTCCTCTTGGCGGAAGTGGCCGACCTGATGGTGTCGG GCTTTATTATGCTAAAATTGGCATTGGAACACCTTCCAAGGACTACTACGTACAGGTGGATACGGGAAGTGACATTATGTGGGTCAACTGTATTCAATGTAGAGAATGCCCCAGAACGAGCTCCCTTGGT ATGGATCTTACACTATACAATATTGAGGATTCGTCAACTGGGAAGTTGGTTCCTTGTGATCAAGAGTTCTGTTATGAGGTAAATGGAGGTCCATTATCTGGATGTACAGCAAATATGTCTTGTCCTTATCTTGAGATATATGGAGATGGGAGCTCTACCGCAGGTTATTTTGTGAAAGATGTTGTGCATTATGATAGAGTATCAGGTGATCTCGAAACTGCATCAGCCAATGGAAGTATCATGTTTGG GTGTGGGGCTAGGCAATCAGGGGATTTAGGCTCCTCTAATGATGAGGCTCTTGATGGTATACTTGGCTTTGGAAAATCAAATTCGTCGATGATCTCACAGTTGGCTGCTACTAGAACAGTGAAAAAGATATTTGCTCATTGTTTAGATGGTAGAAATGGGGGCGGTATCTTTGCTATTGGCCATGTTGTTCAACCAAAAGTTAACATGACACCTCTGCTAATAAATCA GCCCCATTACAATGTCAACATGACAGCCGTTCAAGTTGGTACTGAGTATCTAAATCTTTCAGCAGAAGTGTTTGAGTCAGGTGATAGGAAGGGGGCAATAATAGATAGTGGCACAACCTTGGCCTATCTCCCAGAAATAGCTTATGTACCATTAGTTAGTAAG ATAATTTCTGAGCAACCTGATTTGAAAGTGCATACCATGCTTGATGAATATACGTGTTTTCAGTATTCTGGAAG CGTTGATGATGGGTTTCCAAATGTCacttttcattttgaaaattcAGTTTCTTTGAAGGTTTATCCACACGAATATCTGTTCCCATAT CAAGGTTCATGGTGTATTGGATGGCAAAACAGCGGAACTCAATCAAGGGATAGAAGAAATATGACTCTTTTGGGAG ATTTGGTGCTTTCAAATAAGCTAGTTTTGTATGATCTTGAAAATCAAGCCATTGGCTGGACTGAATATAACT GCTCGTCGAGCATCAAAGTAAAGGATGAACGAACTGGAACAGTACATTTAGTAGGTTCCCACTCTATTAATTCTGCTTGCAATTGGAATGCACAGTGGG CTCCCGCAATCGAATCCGAAAGCCCCTCGAAAGCATCAGTTTAG
- the LOC136218542 gene encoding aspartic proteinase 36 isoform X3 produces MRKVSSLFLCIPFYLALIFHLSQTDIFLSPTMMLAFLMDEVACSLIKRISSFIFTLSVIVLISSTSTTVSANNGVFSVKYRYAGRQHSLLDLKAHDDRRQLRILAGVDLPLGGSGRPDGVGLYYAKIGIGTPSKDYYVQVDTGSDIMWVNCIQCRECPRTSSLGMDLTLYNIEDSSTGKLVPCDQEFCYEVNGGPLSGCTANMSCPYLEIYGDGSSTAGYFVKDVVHYDRVSGDLETASANGSIMFGCGARQSGDLGSSNDEALDGILGFGKSNSSMISQLAATRTVKKIFAHCLDGRNGGGIFAIGHVVQPKVNMTPLLINQPHYNVNMTAVQVGTEYLNLSAEVFESGDRKGAIIDSGTTLAYLPEIAYVPLVSKIISEQPDLKVHTMLDEYTCFQYSGSVDDGFPNVTFHFENSVSLKVYPHEYLFPYQGSWCIGWQNSGTQSRDRRNMTLLGDLVLSNKLVLYDLENQAIGWTEYNCSSSIKVKDERTGTVHLVGSHSINSACNWNAQWG; encoded by the exons ATGCGAAAAgtctcttctctcttccttTGCATTCCATTTTACTTGGCTCTGATTTTCCATCTTTCCCAAACAGACATCTTTCTCAGCCCGACGATGATGCTGGCGTTTCTTATGGACGAGGTTGCATGTTCTCTCATCAAAAGAATTTCGTcttttatttttacactttCAGTAATCGTATTGATTTCCTCAACTTCTACTACTGTCTCCGCAAATAACGGCGTCTTCAGCGTCAAGTACAGATACGCAGGTCGTCAACACTCTCTCCTCGACCTTAAGGCGCACGACGATCGCCGTCAGCTCCGTATTCTTGCCGGCGTCGATCTTCCTCTTGGCGGAAGTGGCCGACCTGATGGTGTCGG GCTTTATTATGCTAAAATTGGCATTGGAACACCTTCCAAGGACTACTACGTACAGGTGGATACGGGAAGTGACATTATGTGGGTCAACTGTATTCAATGTAGAGAATGCCCCAGAACGAGCTCCCTTGGT ATGGATCTTACACTATACAATATTGAGGATTCGTCAACTGGGAAGTTGGTTCCTTGTGATCAAGAGTTCTGTTATGAGGTAAATGGAGGTCCATTATCTGGATGTACAGCAAATATGTCTTGTCCTTATCTTGAGATATATGGAGATGGGAGCTCTACCGCAGGTTATTTTGTGAAAGATGTTGTGCATTATGATAGAGTATCAGGTGATCTCGAAACTGCATCAGCCAATGGAAGTATCATGTTTGG GTGTGGGGCTAGGCAATCAGGGGATTTAGGCTCCTCTAATGATGAGGCTCTTGATGGTATACTTGGCTTTGGAAAATCAAATTCGTCGATGATCTCACAGTTGGCTGCTACTAGAACAGTGAAAAAGATATTTGCTCATTGTTTAGATGGTAGAAATGGGGGCGGTATCTTTGCTATTGGCCATGTTGTTCAACCAAAAGTTAACATGACACCTCTGCTAATAAATCA GCCCCATTACAATGTCAACATGACAGCCGTTCAAGTTGGTACTGAGTATCTAAATCTTTCAGCAGAAGTGTTTGAGTCAGGTGATAGGAAGGGGGCAATAATAGATAGTGGCACAACCTTGGCCTATCTCCCAGAAATAGCTTATGTACCATTAGTTAGTAAG ATAATTTCTGAGCAACCTGATTTGAAAGTGCATACCATGCTTGATGAATATACGTGTTTTCAGTATTCTGGAAG CGTTGATGATGGGTTTCCAAATGTCacttttcattttgaaaattcAGTTTCTTTGAAGGTTTATCCACACGAATATCTGTTCCCATAT CAAGGTTCATGGTGTATTGGATGGCAAAACAGCGGAACTCAATCAAGGGATAGAAGAAATATGACTCTTTTGGGAG ATTTGGTGCTTTCAAATAAGCTAGTTTTGTATGATCTTGAAAATCAAGCCATTGGCTGGACTGAATATAACT GCTCGTCGAGCATCAAAGTAAAGGATGAACGAACTGGAACAGTACATTTAGTAGGTTCCCACTCTATTAATTCTGCTTGCAATTGGAATGCACAGTGGG GCTAG
- the LOC136218542 gene encoding aspartic proteinase 36 isoform X1, whose product MRKVSSLFLCIPFYLALIFHLSQTDIFLSPTMMLAFLMDEVACSLIKRISSFIFTLSVIVLISSTSTTVSANNGVFSVKYRYAGRQHSLLDLKAHDDRRQLRILAGVDLPLGGSGRPDGVGLYYAKIGIGTPSKDYYVQVDTGSDIMWVNCIQCRECPRTSSLGMDLTLYNIEDSSTGKLVPCDQEFCYEVNGGPLSGCTANMSCPYLEIYGDGSSTAGYFVKDVVHYDRVSGDLETASANGSIMFGCGARQSGDLGSSNDEALDGILGFGKSNSSMISQLAATRTVKKIFAHCLDGRNGGGIFAIGHVVQPKVNMTPLLINQPHYNVNMTAVQVGTEYLNLSAEVFESGDRKGAIIDSGTTLAYLPEIAYVPLVSKIISEQPDLKVHTMLDEYTCFQYSGSVDDGFPNVTFHFENSVSLKVYPHEYLFPYQGSWCIGWQNSGTQSRDRRNMTLLGDLVLSNKLVLYDLENQAIGWTEYNCSSSIKVKDERTGTVHLVGSHSINSACNWNAQWGIFLLFLSTLLHMLVYEMRN is encoded by the exons ATGCGAAAAgtctcttctctcttccttTGCATTCCATTTTACTTGGCTCTGATTTTCCATCTTTCCCAAACAGACATCTTTCTCAGCCCGACGATGATGCTGGCGTTTCTTATGGACGAGGTTGCATGTTCTCTCATCAAAAGAATTTCGTcttttatttttacactttCAGTAATCGTATTGATTTCCTCAACTTCTACTACTGTCTCCGCAAATAACGGCGTCTTCAGCGTCAAGTACAGATACGCAGGTCGTCAACACTCTCTCCTCGACCTTAAGGCGCACGACGATCGCCGTCAGCTCCGTATTCTTGCCGGCGTCGATCTTCCTCTTGGCGGAAGTGGCCGACCTGATGGTGTCGG GCTTTATTATGCTAAAATTGGCATTGGAACACCTTCCAAGGACTACTACGTACAGGTGGATACGGGAAGTGACATTATGTGGGTCAACTGTATTCAATGTAGAGAATGCCCCAGAACGAGCTCCCTTGGT ATGGATCTTACACTATACAATATTGAGGATTCGTCAACTGGGAAGTTGGTTCCTTGTGATCAAGAGTTCTGTTATGAGGTAAATGGAGGTCCATTATCTGGATGTACAGCAAATATGTCTTGTCCTTATCTTGAGATATATGGAGATGGGAGCTCTACCGCAGGTTATTTTGTGAAAGATGTTGTGCATTATGATAGAGTATCAGGTGATCTCGAAACTGCATCAGCCAATGGAAGTATCATGTTTGG GTGTGGGGCTAGGCAATCAGGGGATTTAGGCTCCTCTAATGATGAGGCTCTTGATGGTATACTTGGCTTTGGAAAATCAAATTCGTCGATGATCTCACAGTTGGCTGCTACTAGAACAGTGAAAAAGATATTTGCTCATTGTTTAGATGGTAGAAATGGGGGCGGTATCTTTGCTATTGGCCATGTTGTTCAACCAAAAGTTAACATGACACCTCTGCTAATAAATCA GCCCCATTACAATGTCAACATGACAGCCGTTCAAGTTGGTACTGAGTATCTAAATCTTTCAGCAGAAGTGTTTGAGTCAGGTGATAGGAAGGGGGCAATAATAGATAGTGGCACAACCTTGGCCTATCTCCCAGAAATAGCTTATGTACCATTAGTTAGTAAG ATAATTTCTGAGCAACCTGATTTGAAAGTGCATACCATGCTTGATGAATATACGTGTTTTCAGTATTCTGGAAG CGTTGATGATGGGTTTCCAAATGTCacttttcattttgaaaattcAGTTTCTTTGAAGGTTTATCCACACGAATATCTGTTCCCATAT CAAGGTTCATGGTGTATTGGATGGCAAAACAGCGGAACTCAATCAAGGGATAGAAGAAATATGACTCTTTTGGGAG ATTTGGTGCTTTCAAATAAGCTAGTTTTGTATGATCTTGAAAATCAAGCCATTGGCTGGACTGAATATAACT GCTCGTCGAGCATCAAAGTAAAGGATGAACGAACTGGAACAGTACATTTAGTAGGTTCCCACTCTATTAATTCTGCTTGCAATTGGAATGCACAGTGGGGTATATTCTTGTTGTTCCTTAGTACACTGCTGCATATGTTAGTTTATGAAATGCGTAATTGA
- the LOC136218542 gene encoding aspartic proteinase 36 isoform X4 has translation MWVNCIQCRECPRTSSLGMDLTLYNIEDSSTGKLVPCDQEFCYEVNGGPLSGCTANMSCPYLEIYGDGSSTAGYFVKDVVHYDRVSGDLETASANGSIMFGCGARQSGDLGSSNDEALDGILGFGKSNSSMISQLAATRTVKKIFAHCLDGRNGGGIFAIGHVVQPKVNMTPLLINQPHYNVNMTAVQVGTEYLNLSAEVFESGDRKGAIIDSGTTLAYLPEIAYVPLVSKIISEQPDLKVHTMLDEYTCFQYSGSVDDGFPNVTFHFENSVSLKVYPHEYLFPYQGSWCIGWQNSGTQSRDRRNMTLLGDLVLSNKLVLYDLENQAIGWTEYNCSSSIKVKDERTGTVHLVGSHSINSACNWNAQWGIFLLFLSTLLHMLVYEMRN, from the exons ATGTGGGTCAACTGTATTCAATGTAGAGAATGCCCCAGAACGAGCTCCCTTGGT ATGGATCTTACACTATACAATATTGAGGATTCGTCAACTGGGAAGTTGGTTCCTTGTGATCAAGAGTTCTGTTATGAGGTAAATGGAGGTCCATTATCTGGATGTACAGCAAATATGTCTTGTCCTTATCTTGAGATATATGGAGATGGGAGCTCTACCGCAGGTTATTTTGTGAAAGATGTTGTGCATTATGATAGAGTATCAGGTGATCTCGAAACTGCATCAGCCAATGGAAGTATCATGTTTGG GTGTGGGGCTAGGCAATCAGGGGATTTAGGCTCCTCTAATGATGAGGCTCTTGATGGTATACTTGGCTTTGGAAAATCAAATTCGTCGATGATCTCACAGTTGGCTGCTACTAGAACAGTGAAAAAGATATTTGCTCATTGTTTAGATGGTAGAAATGGGGGCGGTATCTTTGCTATTGGCCATGTTGTTCAACCAAAAGTTAACATGACACCTCTGCTAATAAATCA GCCCCATTACAATGTCAACATGACAGCCGTTCAAGTTGGTACTGAGTATCTAAATCTTTCAGCAGAAGTGTTTGAGTCAGGTGATAGGAAGGGGGCAATAATAGATAGTGGCACAACCTTGGCCTATCTCCCAGAAATAGCTTATGTACCATTAGTTAGTAAG ATAATTTCTGAGCAACCTGATTTGAAAGTGCATACCATGCTTGATGAATATACGTGTTTTCAGTATTCTGGAAG CGTTGATGATGGGTTTCCAAATGTCacttttcattttgaaaattcAGTTTCTTTGAAGGTTTATCCACACGAATATCTGTTCCCATAT CAAGGTTCATGGTGTATTGGATGGCAAAACAGCGGAACTCAATCAAGGGATAGAAGAAATATGACTCTTTTGGGAG ATTTGGTGCTTTCAAATAAGCTAGTTTTGTATGATCTTGAAAATCAAGCCATTGGCTGGACTGAATATAACT GCTCGTCGAGCATCAAAGTAAAGGATGAACGAACTGGAACAGTACATTTAGTAGGTTCCCACTCTATTAATTCTGCTTGCAATTGGAATGCACAGTGGGGTATATTCTTGTTGTTCCTTAGTACACTGCTGCATATGTTAGTTTATGAAATGCGTAATTGA